From the genome of Rhododendron vialii isolate Sample 1 chromosome 10a, ASM3025357v1:
CTTGGTTTATCGCCTCGACCTCTAGTTTCAAGTGACTTTTGGATTTGAATGTTATGCATCGGGTTCATTTTCTTGATCTCTGATTTCAGCTGACATTGAGAGTTCTGAATCttataaaactattttttatgcAATTTGAATAACACTGGTGGTGAGATCTTGCAGtttaaaagtttttaaaatagCTTTCCACTTTTGTACCATCTATATCCATACTCAAATAGTTCTCCTTGGAAGTCAAATTTTAGTATTACTTTTTGAGAACAAATCTTTGATTTACGTTTTTACAGTTCATTATTAACTGGTTACAATGTGATCCACAGCTGTAGAATGTCAAGAAGCTTAAATCGGATGCCATTGTTCCACGATACCGTTTAAATCTTAAGCTCTtaacttttctattttctaatcTTGGTTGGTGGGTCCGGATTGTTAAAGTAACtttaagtttgattttggaaacatTAAACTAATCTAACTAATTGACCATCTCCCATGAGAAACCTCTACTGTTGATAAATGCAAAATTTGAATCTTGGTCATGCATGTGCATAAGTAGTGGCCCACCTTTTGAACGgctaaaaagacaaaaaaaaagagaataaagtCAACATTCATTTTCAGTACCAAATTAGACTTACATTTGTGAACATCTGGTTACGACCCTGAAGTTCATGCTTATTAGGGCCATTGAACATGGTTTTAAATAAAGGTCGTTACGTATTGTCTCGGCTATTATGTACTCATTTCATATTAAATGATTAATGAGTCTTATGTGCAACATATGAACTTCTCTAAGGCTTGCTATAtcatataaaaatattatgttCGTTTTAGTTATGAATTTATGATAGCATCTGTATGCCTCTTCTTCTTATAAAGCTTTGTTGATACCTTTTGGGGAGTTAAATCACAATCTAGTTTCTGGCGTAAGTATTTTCTTTTGGCTTAATGTGGTGAAATTCATGTACATGGTTAGGTTGCTAAAGACCCATCTGGAAAAGACATCAATGCCCTTGAACAACACATCAAGAACATTCTCTCCCCATCAACTCCCTCGTTCTTCAACACCCTTTATGATCCTTATCGTGAGGGTGCAGATTTTGTCCGTGGATACCCTTTTAGCTTACGCGAGGGTGCTCCAACTGCTGTTTCTCATGGCCTCTGGCTCAACATCCCAGATTATGATGCGCCAACGCAGCTTGTTAAGCCTCGCGAGAGGAACACTAGGTTTGTTTTTCTCTAACCAAGTCAAGCAACGTAAATATTCACCTCTAGTTTTATACCAACATCTACCTAGTCAAGTTTGTTCTTGACACTGTTCTTTTATGTTGTAGGTATGTGGATGCGGTTATGACAATACCAAAGGGCACCCTGTTCCCTATGTGCGGTATGAATCTGACATTCGACCGTGATCTTATTGGCCCTGCTATGTACTTTGGTCTCATGGGTGATGGCCAGCCAATTGGTCGCTACGACGATATGTGGGCTGGCTGGTGTGTTAAGGTACttcttttatgtgttttgttGCCATATTCCTCGCCAAGATTTTGTGAGACGTAATTGGtattttcaaaaaccttttACAAGTGAATCTCGATCGGTGTATGTACACTACATGTCAAGGACTCTTAAAAATTCCATTTCTGTACACTCAACACTTGGGTTCAATGTAGGCTATGTGTTGTagcatatatatgtatatattttggaCGTCGTGTTGTATCTTTAGTATTGAAGTGTTGTATCTTTTTGAACGGCGTGTTACATGAATCTGACACCAAGACAAATACCCTTTCCCGATTCCATGCAACATAGCATTTGCAGAAACGGACGGAAAATTAACCTCCATTGCCTGATTGTCATTTGATAGGTGATATGTGACCATTTGGGATTGGGAGTTAAGACTGGGCTGCCCTACATTTGGCACAGCAAAGCAAGCAACCCGTTCGTGAACCTGAAGAAAGAATACAAAGGCATTTTCTGGCAAGAAGAAATCATCCCATTTTTCCAAGCTGCTACCCTTTCCAAGGACTGCACAACCGTCCAACAGTGCTACATTGAACTGTCGAAGCAGGTCAAGGAAAAGCTCGGGAAAGTGGACGAATACTTCGTCAAGCTATCTGATGCCATGGTCACATGGATTGAAGCTTGGGATGAGCTTAACCCGCCAACCAAGAGTTCTGCTAAACTTGCAAACGGTTCTGCCTAAAGAAAATTTTGAGTACTGGtgacttcatttttttcttacAGTTATTACGAGAATAAACAGTCTTTAAATATTGTCTTTACTTAAAACTATATTCTTAGTTTTCCCTGATCCATTATTGGGTCTGAAAATTGAGGGATGTAGTATTATCTTACTTTGTTTCAGTTTTTGAGCTTTAGAACAATAAATGATAGTTCATTTAGTTTTGGTTATACCTCCAGTTTATTGTTTGTTTGCAAATGACAACTATGGACACTGGTATATCTGTGATCTGCGTGGGTCGCAAATGTTTTTTGTGTCCTTTTCAATAGAAAATTACTCTATTTT
Proteins encoded in this window:
- the LOC131304515 gene encoding UDP-arabinopyranose mutase 1 — protein: MAASTPLLTDELDIVIPTIRNLDFLEMWRPFFQPYHLIIVQDGDPTKTIRVPDGFDYELYNRNDINRILGPKASCISFKDSACRCFGYMVSKKKYIFTIDDDCFVAKDPSGKDINALEQHIKNILSPSTPSFFNTLYDPYREGADFVRGYPFSLREGAPTAVSHGLWLNIPDYDAPTQLVKPRERNTRYVDAVMTIPKGTLFPMCGMNLTFDRDLIGPAMYFGLMGDGQPIGRYDDMWAGWCVKVICDHLGLGVKTGLPYIWHSKASNPFVNLKKEYKGIFWQEEIIPFFQAATLSKDCTTVQQCYIELSKQVKEKLGKVDEYFVKLSDAMVTWIEAWDELNPPTKSSAKLANGSA